One segment of Strix aluco isolate bStrAlu1 chromosome 17, bStrAlu1.hap1, whole genome shotgun sequence DNA contains the following:
- the RBM39 gene encoding RNA-binding protein 39 isoform X2, protein MADDIDIEAMLEAPYKKDENKLSSANGHEERSKKRKKSKSRSRSHDRKRSRSKERKRSRDRERKKSRSRERKRSRSKERRRSRSRSRDRRFRGRYRSPYSGPKFNSAIRGKIGLPHSIKLRRRSRSKSPFRKDKSPVREPIDNLTPEERDARTVFCMQLAARIRPRDLEEFFSTVGKVRDVRMISDRNSRRSKGIAYVEFVDVSSVPLAIGLTGQRVLGVPIIVQASQAEKNRAAAMANNLQKGSAGPMRLYVGSLHFNITEDMLRGIFEPFGRIESIQLMMDSETGRSKGYGFITFSDSECAKKALEQLNGFELAGRPMKVGHVTERTDASSASSFLDSDELERTGIDLGTTGRLQLMARLAEGTGLQIPPAAQQALQMSGSLAFGAVADLQTRLSQQNEVLAAAASVQPLATQCFQLSNMFNPQTEEEAGWDTEIKDDVIEECNKHGGVIHIYVDKNSAQGNVYVKCPSIAAAIAAVNALHGRWFAGKMITAAYVPLPTYHSLFPDSMTATQLLVPVRR, encoded by the exons ATGGCTGATGATATTGATATTGAAGCAATGCTTGAAGCTCCTTACAAGAAG GATGAGAACAAATTGAGCAGTGCCAATGGCCACGAAGAACGCAGCAAGAA gagaAAAAAGAGCAAGAGCCGAAGTCGAAGCCATGACAGGAAGAGGAGCAGAAGTAAGGAACGCAAACGGAGCCGAGATCgggaaaggaagaagagcagAAGCCGGGAAAGGAAACGGAGCAGAAGCAAAGAGCGCAGACGCAGCCGTTCTAGAAGTAGAGATCGCAGATTCAGAGGCCGCTATAGAAGTCCCTA TTCTGGTCCAAAATTCAACAGTGCCATCAGAGGGAAGATTGGTCTGCCTCACAGCATCAAATTAAG ACGACGCTCCAGAAGCAAAAGTCCCTTCAGAAAAGACAAGAGCCCTGTTAG AGAACCTATTGATAATCTTACCCCTGAAGAGAGGGATGCTCGAACAGTATTTTGCATGCAGCTGGCTGCAAGAATTCGACCAAGAGACCTGGAAGAATTTTTCTCTACAGTAGGGAAG GTTCGTGACGTTCGAATGATTTCGGATAGAAATTCCAGGCGCTCAAAGGGAATTGCTTATGTAGAATTTGTTGATGTTAGTTCAGTGCCTCTGGCAATAGGACTAACTGGACAGAGAGTCTTGGGTGTACCAATCATAGTACAAGCATCACAG gcagagaaaaacagagcagcagcaaTGGCAAATAACTTGCAGAAGGGCAGTGCTGGTCCTATGAGGCTCTATGTGGGATCACTACACTTCAACATAACTGAAGATATGCTTCGAGGAATTTTTGAGCCGTTTGGCAGG atTGAAAGCATTCAGCTGATGATGGATAGTGAAACTGGACGCTCAAAAGGATATGGATTTATTACG TTCTCAGATTCTGAGTGTGCCAAAAAGGCCTTGGAACAACTCAATGGATTTGAGCTGGCTGGTAGGCCAATGAAAGTTGGACATGTAACTGAGCGCACTGATGCTTCCAGTGCTAGTTCGTTTTTGGACAGTGATGAGTTGGAACGGACCGGAATTGACTTGGGAACAACTGGTCGCCTTCAGTTGATGGCAAGACTTGCAGAAG GTACTGGTTTGCAGATTCCCCCGGCTGCACAGCAGGCTCTGCAGATGAGCGGGTCTTTGGCATTTGGAGCTGTGGCAG atttgcAAACGAGACTATCTCAGCAGAATGAAG TTCTGGCTGCAGCTGCTTCTGTACAACCACTTGCAACACAGTGCTTCCAGCTTTCCAACATGTTTAATCCTCAAAC CGAAGAAGAAGCTGGCTGGGACACAGAAATTAAAGATGATGTGATTGAGGAATGTAACAAACATGGAGGAGTTATCCACATCTATGTAGACAAAAACTCAGCTCAG GGCAATGTGTATGTCAAATGTCCTTCGATTGCTGCTGCCATTGCAGCTGTAAATGCGTTGCATGGGAGGTGGTTTGCAG GTAAAATGATTACAGCAGCATATGTACCTCTTCCAACGTACCATAGCCTTTTTCCAGATTCTATGACTGCAACCCAACTACTGGTTCCTGTTCGACGATGA
- the RBM39 gene encoding RNA-binding protein 39 isoform X3: MADDIDIEAMLEAPYKKDENKLSSANGHEERSKKRKKSKSRSRSHDRKRSRSKERKRSRDRERKKSRSRERKRSRSKERRRSRSRSRDRRFRGRYRSPYRRRSRSKSPFRKDKSPVREPIDNLTPEERDARTVFCMQLAARIRPRDLEEFFSTVGKVRDVRMISDRNSRRSKGIAYVEFVDVSSVPLAIGLTGQRVLGVPIIVQASQAEKNRAAAMANNLQKGSAGPMRLYVGSLHFNITEDMLRGIFEPFGRIESIQLMMDSETGRSKGYGFITFSDSECAKKALEQLNGFELAGRPMKVGHVTERTDASSASSFLDSDELERTGIDLGTTGRLQLMARLAEGTGLQIPPAAQQALQMSGSLAFGAVADLQTRLSQQNEVLAAAASVQPLATQCFQLSNMFNPQTEEEAGWDTEIKDDVIEECNKHGGVIHIYVDKNSAQGNVYVKCPSIAAAIAAVNALHGRWFAGKMITAAYVPLPTYHSLFPDSMTATQLLVPVRR, from the exons ATGGCTGATGATATTGATATTGAAGCAATGCTTGAAGCTCCTTACAAGAAG GATGAGAACAAATTGAGCAGTGCCAATGGCCACGAAGAACGCAGCAAGAA gagaAAAAAGAGCAAGAGCCGAAGTCGAAGCCATGACAGGAAGAGGAGCAGAAGTAAGGAACGCAAACGGAGCCGAGATCgggaaaggaagaagagcagAAGCCGGGAAAGGAAACGGAGCAGAAGCAAAGAGCGCAGACGCAGCCGTTCTAGAAGTAGAGATCGCAGATTCAGAGGCCGCTATAGAAGTCCCTA CAGACGACGCTCCAGAAGCAAAAGTCCCTTCAGAAAAGACAAGAGCCCTGTTAG AGAACCTATTGATAATCTTACCCCTGAAGAGAGGGATGCTCGAACAGTATTTTGCATGCAGCTGGCTGCAAGAATTCGACCAAGAGACCTGGAAGAATTTTTCTCTACAGTAGGGAAG GTTCGTGACGTTCGAATGATTTCGGATAGAAATTCCAGGCGCTCAAAGGGAATTGCTTATGTAGAATTTGTTGATGTTAGTTCAGTGCCTCTGGCAATAGGACTAACTGGACAGAGAGTCTTGGGTGTACCAATCATAGTACAAGCATCACAG gcagagaaaaacagagcagcagcaaTGGCAAATAACTTGCAGAAGGGCAGTGCTGGTCCTATGAGGCTCTATGTGGGATCACTACACTTCAACATAACTGAAGATATGCTTCGAGGAATTTTTGAGCCGTTTGGCAGG atTGAAAGCATTCAGCTGATGATGGATAGTGAAACTGGACGCTCAAAAGGATATGGATTTATTACG TTCTCAGATTCTGAGTGTGCCAAAAAGGCCTTGGAACAACTCAATGGATTTGAGCTGGCTGGTAGGCCAATGAAAGTTGGACATGTAACTGAGCGCACTGATGCTTCCAGTGCTAGTTCGTTTTTGGACAGTGATGAGTTGGAACGGACCGGAATTGACTTGGGAACAACTGGTCGCCTTCAGTTGATGGCAAGACTTGCAGAAG GTACTGGTTTGCAGATTCCCCCGGCTGCACAGCAGGCTCTGCAGATGAGCGGGTCTTTGGCATTTGGAGCTGTGGCAG atttgcAAACGAGACTATCTCAGCAGAATGAAG TTCTGGCTGCAGCTGCTTCTGTACAACCACTTGCAACACAGTGCTTCCAGCTTTCCAACATGTTTAATCCTCAAAC CGAAGAAGAAGCTGGCTGGGACACAGAAATTAAAGATGATGTGATTGAGGAATGTAACAAACATGGAGGAGTTATCCACATCTATGTAGACAAAAACTCAGCTCAG GGCAATGTGTATGTCAAATGTCCTTCGATTGCTGCTGCCATTGCAGCTGTAAATGCGTTGCATGGGAGGTGGTTTGCAG GTAAAATGATTACAGCAGCATATGTACCTCTTCCAACGTACCATAGCCTTTTTCCAGATTCTATGACTGCAACCCAACTACTGGTTCCTGTTCGACGATGA
- the RBM39 gene encoding RNA-binding protein 39 isoform X1, translating to MADDIDIEAMLEAPYKKDENKLSSANGHEERSKKRKKSKSRSRSHDRKRSRSKERKRSRDRERKKSRSRERKRSRSKERRRSRSRSRDRRFRGRYRSPYSGPKFNSAIRGKIGLPHSIKLSRRRSRSKSPFRKDKSPVREPIDNLTPEERDARTVFCMQLAARIRPRDLEEFFSTVGKVRDVRMISDRNSRRSKGIAYVEFVDVSSVPLAIGLTGQRVLGVPIIVQASQAEKNRAAAMANNLQKGSAGPMRLYVGSLHFNITEDMLRGIFEPFGRIESIQLMMDSETGRSKGYGFITFSDSECAKKALEQLNGFELAGRPMKVGHVTERTDASSASSFLDSDELERTGIDLGTTGRLQLMARLAEGTGLQIPPAAQQALQMSGSLAFGAVADLQTRLSQQNEVLAAAASVQPLATQCFQLSNMFNPQTEEEAGWDTEIKDDVIEECNKHGGVIHIYVDKNSAQGNVYVKCPSIAAAIAAVNALHGRWFAGKMITAAYVPLPTYHSLFPDSMTATQLLVPVRR from the exons ATGGCTGATGATATTGATATTGAAGCAATGCTTGAAGCTCCTTACAAGAAG GATGAGAACAAATTGAGCAGTGCCAATGGCCACGAAGAACGCAGCAAGAA gagaAAAAAGAGCAAGAGCCGAAGTCGAAGCCATGACAGGAAGAGGAGCAGAAGTAAGGAACGCAAACGGAGCCGAGATCgggaaaggaagaagagcagAAGCCGGGAAAGGAAACGGAGCAGAAGCAAAGAGCGCAGACGCAGCCGTTCTAGAAGTAGAGATCGCAGATTCAGAGGCCGCTATAGAAGTCCCTA TTCTGGTCCAAAATTCAACAGTGCCATCAGAGGGAAGATTGGTCTGCCTCACAGCATCAAATTAAG CAGACGACGCTCCAGAAGCAAAAGTCCCTTCAGAAAAGACAAGAGCCCTGTTAG AGAACCTATTGATAATCTTACCCCTGAAGAGAGGGATGCTCGAACAGTATTTTGCATGCAGCTGGCTGCAAGAATTCGACCAAGAGACCTGGAAGAATTTTTCTCTACAGTAGGGAAG GTTCGTGACGTTCGAATGATTTCGGATAGAAATTCCAGGCGCTCAAAGGGAATTGCTTATGTAGAATTTGTTGATGTTAGTTCAGTGCCTCTGGCAATAGGACTAACTGGACAGAGAGTCTTGGGTGTACCAATCATAGTACAAGCATCACAG gcagagaaaaacagagcagcagcaaTGGCAAATAACTTGCAGAAGGGCAGTGCTGGTCCTATGAGGCTCTATGTGGGATCACTACACTTCAACATAACTGAAGATATGCTTCGAGGAATTTTTGAGCCGTTTGGCAGG atTGAAAGCATTCAGCTGATGATGGATAGTGAAACTGGACGCTCAAAAGGATATGGATTTATTACG TTCTCAGATTCTGAGTGTGCCAAAAAGGCCTTGGAACAACTCAATGGATTTGAGCTGGCTGGTAGGCCAATGAAAGTTGGACATGTAACTGAGCGCACTGATGCTTCCAGTGCTAGTTCGTTTTTGGACAGTGATGAGTTGGAACGGACCGGAATTGACTTGGGAACAACTGGTCGCCTTCAGTTGATGGCAAGACTTGCAGAAG GTACTGGTTTGCAGATTCCCCCGGCTGCACAGCAGGCTCTGCAGATGAGCGGGTCTTTGGCATTTGGAGCTGTGGCAG atttgcAAACGAGACTATCTCAGCAGAATGAAG TTCTGGCTGCAGCTGCTTCTGTACAACCACTTGCAACACAGTGCTTCCAGCTTTCCAACATGTTTAATCCTCAAAC CGAAGAAGAAGCTGGCTGGGACACAGAAATTAAAGATGATGTGATTGAGGAATGTAACAAACATGGAGGAGTTATCCACATCTATGTAGACAAAAACTCAGCTCAG GGCAATGTGTATGTCAAATGTCCTTCGATTGCTGCTGCCATTGCAGCTGTAAATGCGTTGCATGGGAGGTGGTTTGCAG GTAAAATGATTACAGCAGCATATGTACCTCTTCCAACGTACCATAGCCTTTTTCCAGATTCTATGACTGCAACCCAACTACTGGTTCCTGTTCGACGATGA
- the RBM39 gene encoding RNA-binding protein 39 isoform X4, whose protein sequence is MATKNAARSKKKSKSRSRSHDRKRSRSKERKRSRDRERKKSRSRERKRSRSKERRRSRSRSRDRRFRGRYRSPYSGPKFNSAIRGKIGLPHSIKLSRRRSRSKSPFRKDKSPVREPIDNLTPEERDARTVFCMQLAARIRPRDLEEFFSTVGKVRDVRMISDRNSRRSKGIAYVEFVDVSSVPLAIGLTGQRVLGVPIIVQASQAEKNRAAAMANNLQKGSAGPMRLYVGSLHFNITEDMLRGIFEPFGRIESIQLMMDSETGRSKGYGFITFSDSECAKKALEQLNGFELAGRPMKVGHVTERTDASSASSFLDSDELERTGIDLGTTGRLQLMARLAEGTGLQIPPAAQQALQMSGSLAFGAVADLQTRLSQQNEVLAAAASVQPLATQCFQLSNMFNPQTEEEAGWDTEIKDDVIEECNKHGGVIHIYVDKNSAQGNVYVKCPSIAAAIAAVNALHGRWFAGKMITAAYVPLPTYHSLFPDSMTATQLLVPVRR, encoded by the exons ATGGCCACGAAGAACGCAGCAAGAAGTAA aAAAAAGAGCAAGAGCCGAAGTCGAAGCCATGACAGGAAGAGGAGCAGAAGTAAGGAACGCAAACGGAGCCGAGATCgggaaaggaagaagagcagAAGCCGGGAAAGGAAACGGAGCAGAAGCAAAGAGCGCAGACGCAGCCGTTCTAGAAGTAGAGATCGCAGATTCAGAGGCCGCTATAGAAGTCCCTA TTCTGGTCCAAAATTCAACAGTGCCATCAGAGGGAAGATTGGTCTGCCTCACAGCATCAAATTAAG CAGACGACGCTCCAGAAGCAAAAGTCCCTTCAGAAAAGACAAGAGCCCTGTTAG AGAACCTATTGATAATCTTACCCCTGAAGAGAGGGATGCTCGAACAGTATTTTGCATGCAGCTGGCTGCAAGAATTCGACCAAGAGACCTGGAAGAATTTTTCTCTACAGTAGGGAAG GTTCGTGACGTTCGAATGATTTCGGATAGAAATTCCAGGCGCTCAAAGGGAATTGCTTATGTAGAATTTGTTGATGTTAGTTCAGTGCCTCTGGCAATAGGACTAACTGGACAGAGAGTCTTGGGTGTACCAATCATAGTACAAGCATCACAG gcagagaaaaacagagcagcagcaaTGGCAAATAACTTGCAGAAGGGCAGTGCTGGTCCTATGAGGCTCTATGTGGGATCACTACACTTCAACATAACTGAAGATATGCTTCGAGGAATTTTTGAGCCGTTTGGCAGG atTGAAAGCATTCAGCTGATGATGGATAGTGAAACTGGACGCTCAAAAGGATATGGATTTATTACG TTCTCAGATTCTGAGTGTGCCAAAAAGGCCTTGGAACAACTCAATGGATTTGAGCTGGCTGGTAGGCCAATGAAAGTTGGACATGTAACTGAGCGCACTGATGCTTCCAGTGCTAGTTCGTTTTTGGACAGTGATGAGTTGGAACGGACCGGAATTGACTTGGGAACAACTGGTCGCCTTCAGTTGATGGCAAGACTTGCAGAAG GTACTGGTTTGCAGATTCCCCCGGCTGCACAGCAGGCTCTGCAGATGAGCGGGTCTTTGGCATTTGGAGCTGTGGCAG atttgcAAACGAGACTATCTCAGCAGAATGAAG TTCTGGCTGCAGCTGCTTCTGTACAACCACTTGCAACACAGTGCTTCCAGCTTTCCAACATGTTTAATCCTCAAAC CGAAGAAGAAGCTGGCTGGGACACAGAAATTAAAGATGATGTGATTGAGGAATGTAACAAACATGGAGGAGTTATCCACATCTATGTAGACAAAAACTCAGCTCAG GGCAATGTGTATGTCAAATGTCCTTCGATTGCTGCTGCCATTGCAGCTGTAAATGCGTTGCATGGGAGGTGGTTTGCAG GTAAAATGATTACAGCAGCATATGTACCTCTTCCAACGTACCATAGCCTTTTTCCAGATTCTATGACTGCAACCCAACTACTGGTTCCTGTTCGACGATGA
- the RBM39 gene encoding RNA-binding protein 39 isoform X5, which produces MQLAARIRPRDLEEFFSTVGKVRDVRMISDRNSRRSKGIAYVEFVDVSSVPLAIGLTGQRVLGVPIIVQASQAEKNRAAAMANNLQKGSAGPMRLYVGSLHFNITEDMLRGIFEPFGRIESIQLMMDSETGRSKGYGFITFSDSECAKKALEQLNGFELAGRPMKVGHVTERTDASSASSFLDSDELERTGIDLGTTGRLQLMARLAEGTGLQIPPAAQQALQMSGSLAFGAVADLQTRLSQQNEVLAAAASVQPLATQCFQLSNMFNPQTEEEAGWDTEIKDDVIEECNKHGGVIHIYVDKNSAQGNVYVKCPSIAAAIAAVNALHGRWFAGKMITAAYVPLPTYHSLFPDSMTATQLLVPVRR; this is translated from the exons ATGCAGCTGGCTGCAAGAATTCGACCAAGAGACCTGGAAGAATTTTTCTCTACAGTAGGGAAG GTTCGTGACGTTCGAATGATTTCGGATAGAAATTCCAGGCGCTCAAAGGGAATTGCTTATGTAGAATTTGTTGATGTTAGTTCAGTGCCTCTGGCAATAGGACTAACTGGACAGAGAGTCTTGGGTGTACCAATCATAGTACAAGCATCACAG gcagagaaaaacagagcagcagcaaTGGCAAATAACTTGCAGAAGGGCAGTGCTGGTCCTATGAGGCTCTATGTGGGATCACTACACTTCAACATAACTGAAGATATGCTTCGAGGAATTTTTGAGCCGTTTGGCAGG atTGAAAGCATTCAGCTGATGATGGATAGTGAAACTGGACGCTCAAAAGGATATGGATTTATTACG TTCTCAGATTCTGAGTGTGCCAAAAAGGCCTTGGAACAACTCAATGGATTTGAGCTGGCTGGTAGGCCAATGAAAGTTGGACATGTAACTGAGCGCACTGATGCTTCCAGTGCTAGTTCGTTTTTGGACAGTGATGAGTTGGAACGGACCGGAATTGACTTGGGAACAACTGGTCGCCTTCAGTTGATGGCAAGACTTGCAGAAG GTACTGGTTTGCAGATTCCCCCGGCTGCACAGCAGGCTCTGCAGATGAGCGGGTCTTTGGCATTTGGAGCTGTGGCAG atttgcAAACGAGACTATCTCAGCAGAATGAAG TTCTGGCTGCAGCTGCTTCTGTACAACCACTTGCAACACAGTGCTTCCAGCTTTCCAACATGTTTAATCCTCAAAC CGAAGAAGAAGCTGGCTGGGACACAGAAATTAAAGATGATGTGATTGAGGAATGTAACAAACATGGAGGAGTTATCCACATCTATGTAGACAAAAACTCAGCTCAG GGCAATGTGTATGTCAAATGTCCTTCGATTGCTGCTGCCATTGCAGCTGTAAATGCGTTGCATGGGAGGTGGTTTGCAG GTAAAATGATTACAGCAGCATATGTACCTCTTCCAACGTACCATAGCCTTTTTCCAGATTCTATGACTGCAACCCAACTACTGGTTCCTGTTCGACGATGA
- the ROMO1 gene encoding reactive oxygen species modulator 1 — protein sequence MPVTVGPYGQSQPSCFDRVKMGFMMGFAVGMAAGALFGTFSCLRIGMRGRELMGGVGKTMMQSGGTFGTFMAIGMGIRC from the exons ATGCCTGTGACCGTGGGCCCCTATGGGCAATCGCAGCCCAGCTGCTTTGACAGAGTAAAGATGGGTTTCATGATGGGCTTTGCAGTGGGCATGGCAGCAGGAGCGCTGTTCGGCACGTTTTCCTGCCTCAG GATTGGCATGAGAGGACGAGAGCTGATGGGTGGAGTTGGCAAAACGATGATGCAAAGTGGTGGGACGTTTGGGACATTCATGGCTATTGGTATGGGAATCCGCTGCTAA